From Vogesella sp. XCS3, the proteins below share one genomic window:
- a CDS encoding carbohydrate ABC transporter permease — MLPKRLQATDLAYYLLLPLVLAFSLYPFAYAIASSFKQGSALFSSDFWPKTWSAANYVAVFAEQPFGQNLLNSVLVAGGVVLLSLTVSLLAAYALGRVQFRGRGVLMMTILGVSMFPQVAILSGLFELISWLGLYDSLWALVLSDLIFTLPFTVWVLVTFMRELPRELEEAALMDGAGVLTVIFRIFLPLLWPAVAATSLLAFIAAWNEFLFALTFTLSGEQRTVPVAIALISGASSYELPWGNIMAASVTVTVPLIVLVLIFQRQIVSGLTAGAVKG; from the coding sequence ATGCTGCCCAAACGTTTGCAGGCCACCGACCTGGCCTATTACCTGTTGCTGCCGCTGGTGCTGGCGTTCTCGCTATACCCGTTTGCCTACGCCATCGCCAGCTCGTTCAAGCAGGGCAGTGCGCTGTTTTCCAGCGATTTCTGGCCCAAGACCTGGAGCGCGGCCAACTACGTGGCGGTGTTCGCCGAGCAGCCTTTCGGCCAGAACCTGCTGAACTCGGTGCTGGTGGCGGGCGGCGTGGTGCTGCTGTCGCTGACCGTGTCCTTGCTGGCGGCCTACGCGCTGGGGCGGGTGCAGTTCCGTGGCCGTGGCGTGCTGATGATGACCATCCTGGGCGTGTCGATGTTTCCGCAGGTAGCCATCCTGTCCGGCCTGTTCGAGCTGATCTCCTGGCTGGGCCTGTACGACAGCCTGTGGGCGCTGGTGCTGTCCGACCTGATCTTTACGCTGCCGTTTACGGTGTGGGTGCTGGTGACCTTCATGCGCGAGCTGCCGCGCGAGCTGGAAGAGGCGGCGCTGATGGACGGCGCCGGCGTGCTGACGGTGATCTTCCGCATCTTCCTGCCGCTGCTGTGGCCGGCGGTAGCGGCCACCTCGCTGCTGGCCTTCATCGCGGCGTGGAACGAGTTTCTGTTTGCGCTCACCTTCACGCTGTCCGGCGAGCAGCGCACGGTGCCGGTGGCCATCGCGCTGATTAGCGGCGCCAGCAGCTACGAACTGCCGTGGGGCAATATCATGGCCGCCTCGGTGACTGTCACCGTGCCGCTAATCGTGCTGGTGCTGATATTCCAGCGCCAGATCGTGTCGGGCCTGACCGCCGGTGCGGTAAAAGGCTGA
- a CDS encoding carbohydrate ABC transporter permease: MSSPTLTASLPAGGALSSLQRSRQRMAWLLVLPSLLVLLAIAGLPLARTFFMSLTDAQLSDLSARQFVGLANYIGDAGVLADPQWWEAVRNTLWFALLSVSLETLFGLGVALMLNHPSPLKALLRAAVLVPWAIPTVVSAKMWTWMLHDQFGVINAMLLSAGLIDAPLAWTADPDLAFATIVLVDVWKTTPFMALLILAALQMVPGDCYEAARVDGVPTWSVFVNITLPLITPAVLVAMIFRTLDALRVFDLIYVMTSNSRSTKSMSVYVREQLIDFQLAGYGSAAATLLFLLIALITLCYMALARRRMEGH; encoded by the coding sequence ATGTCTAGCCCAACCCTGACCGCCAGCTTGCCGGCGGGCGGTGCCTTGTCGTCGCTGCAGCGCAGCCGGCAGCGCATGGCCTGGCTGCTGGTGTTGCCCAGCTTGCTGGTGTTGCTGGCCATTGCCGGCCTGCCGCTGGCGCGTACTTTTTTTATGAGCCTGACCGACGCGCAGCTGTCCGACCTGTCGGCACGGCAGTTTGTCGGCCTGGCCAACTACATCGGCGACGCCGGCGTGCTGGCCGACCCGCAATGGTGGGAGGCGGTGCGCAATACGCTGTGGTTTGCGCTGCTGTCGGTGTCGCTGGAAACCCTATTCGGCCTGGGCGTGGCGCTGATGCTGAATCACCCGTCGCCGCTGAAAGCACTGCTGCGTGCCGCCGTGCTGGTGCCGTGGGCCATCCCCACCGTGGTGTCGGCCAAGATGTGGACCTGGATGCTGCACGACCAGTTTGGCGTGATCAACGCCATGCTGCTGTCGGCCGGCCTGATCGACGCGCCGCTGGCGTGGACCGCCGACCCCGACCTGGCCTTTGCCACCATCGTGCTGGTGGACGTGTGGAAGACCACGCCGTTCATGGCGCTGCTGATCCTGGCCGCGCTGCAGATGGTGCCGGGCGATTGCTACGAAGCGGCGCGCGTGGACGGCGTGCCCACCTGGTCGGTGTTCGTCAACATCACGCTACCGCTGATTACCCCGGCGGTGCTGGTGGCGATGATTTTCCGCACGCTGGACGCACTGCGCGTGTTCGACCTGATCTACGTGATGACGTCCAACAGCCGCAGCACCAAGAGCATGTCGGTGTACGTGCGCGAACAGCTGATCGACTTCCAGCTGGCCGGCTACGGCTCGGCTGCCGCCACGCTGCTGTTCCTACTGATTGCGCTGATCACCCTGTGTTACATGGCGCTGGCGCGCCGCCGCATGGAGGGCCACTAA